From a region of the Brevibacterium siliguriense genome:
- the selA gene encoding L-seryl-tRNA(Sec) selenium transferase produces the protein MVESDPRRSIPRTDHLLALPEVIAAGEHVNQATIKVIISEVQTAARNGEIPVAEVVPTITSKLSSRSASSLIPVLNATGILVHTNLGRAPLSPAATQAVVEAAGYVDVEMDLGTGKRSKRGTGAKAALLRACPAAEDALVVNNGAAALLLAVTALRGRGAGSGEILISRGELIEIGAGFRLTDLMTTTGSRLREVGTTNRTHLTDYAEAIGPNTSSLLKVHTSNFRVEGFTSSVDVADLRTLADKHDLPLIVDLGSGLFTPDPALPDEPDIDTALRAGADLVIVSGDKLLGGPQAGLILGRTEAVQTLAKHPLARALRTDKLTLAALEATITDATNPIHDALHIDAEHLRKRTETLAEAVGATVVEHDGRVGGGGAPGVPLPGWAVELPEDCAEPLRLGSPAIVARVHQGRCLIDLRCVPETDDQRVADAIDRVTSVRVGDDD, from the coding sequence ATGGTCGAGTCCGACCCGCGCCGATCCATTCCGCGAACCGATCATCTCCTCGCCCTTCCGGAGGTCATCGCCGCAGGCGAGCACGTCAATCAGGCAACCATCAAGGTCATCATCTCCGAGGTGCAGACCGCGGCCCGAAACGGCGAGATCCCCGTCGCCGAGGTGGTCCCCACCATCACCTCCAAGCTCAGTTCCCGTTCGGCCTCATCCCTGATCCCGGTGCTCAATGCCACCGGCATCCTCGTCCACACGAACCTCGGGCGGGCGCCGCTCTCACCTGCGGCGACGCAAGCAGTCGTCGAAGCGGCCGGTTACGTCGACGTCGAAATGGACCTCGGCACCGGCAAACGCAGCAAGCGGGGGACCGGAGCGAAAGCCGCCCTGCTGCGGGCCTGCCCGGCCGCCGAGGATGCCCTCGTCGTCAACAACGGTGCCGCCGCCCTGCTGCTGGCTGTCACTGCGCTGCGCGGTCGCGGTGCAGGTTCCGGTGAGATCCTCATCAGCCGCGGCGAACTCATCGAAATCGGCGCCGGGTTCCGCCTCACCGACCTCATGACGACCACCGGCTCACGGCTGCGCGAGGTCGGCACGACGAACCGCACCCACCTGACCGACTACGCGGAAGCGATCGGCCCGAACACATCGAGCCTGCTCAAGGTGCATACCAGCAACTTCCGCGTCGAAGGATTCACCTCCTCCGTCGACGTGGCGGATCTGCGCACACTCGCGGACAAGCACGATCTCCCGCTCATCGTCGACCTCGGCTCCGGACTCTTCACCCCCGACCCGGCCCTGCCCGACGAACCGGACATCGACACAGCCCTGCGCGCCGGCGCCGACCTCGTCATCGTCTCCGGAGACAAGCTCTTGGGCGGCCCGCAGGCCGGACTCATCCTCGGTCGCACCGAAGCGGTGCAGACACTGGCCAAGCACCCCCTGGCCAGAGCGCTGCGCACGGACAAACTCACCCTCGCCGCCCTCGAAGCCACGATCACCGACGCGACGAACCCTATCCACGACGCCCTCCACATCGACGCAGAACACCTGCGGAAACGCACCGAAACCCTCGCCGAGGCGGTCGGCGCCACGGTCGTCGAACACGACGGCCGGGTCGGCGGCGGGGGAGCCCCCGGAGTGCCCCTGCCCGGCTGGGCCGTCGAACTGCCCGAAGACTGCGCCGAACCGCTGCGCCTTGGGAGCCCTGCGATCGTCGCCCGCGTCCACCAGGGACGATGTCTCATCGACCTGCGCTGCGTGCCCGAAACCGACGACCAGCGCGTCGCCGATGCCATCGACAGAGTGACATCCGTCCGCGTCGGTGACGATGACTGA